The DNA sequence ATTTTACATCAAGGGCACATTCTTTGTACAGTCTTTTTCAGATGTAAATAATAaatttgtatgatttttttagGTTTGTAGTTTAATTTATTCAGTCAGTCTTGCTATTGGTGTGTGGTTGGTGAGAATCATTGCTTTCATCACCTATCCCTAGAGGCCCAGGGGCTGAGATGGATTTCAATTAGGAAATTGTATGTGTTTTTCACCCATGGTAATCTGCTGGTTTTCCAATACAAGCCAGCCTATGGAGAGTTCAGTGCTCATAGTAACCAATCTTTGGGTAGggctgagaccactcacacaccacgcACTGAAACAGTGAGGTCACAATCACTCAGCTTACACCTTGTACCTTTTTGCTGCTTGGTGGACAGGGGCtgcacattaagaggcttgcccatCCACTCTGCTGCATGCCTTAAATGAACTCTGGCCTTCTTAGTTGTGGGTTGAGTATGTGCACACAGGCATCTTGCTCATCATAAGAATGTCAATCTGGTATTGTAGTGGTGGGATGAGGGAAAGCTGTGGCTACAGTAAGCTGCCAGTGCCCTGATGGACTTTTATTCAAAACACAACCAACCACAACACAACCACAGAAAGTTCAGACAGCTATTTGAGCCCGAAGCTTGAAGCAGCAACACTACACCCCAaacttaaacatatcaaaaacccaacaccataataataattgacAAGATTTAGCATTACATCAAAGTTTACATTGCAGCTTGTCAGGCTGCCAACATCTGTGGCCACTGCTTGTAAGTGGTAGCTCACAACTCTGCTTTTCTGTCCATCATTCTCTTGTGCTcagcttctgttttttttttttttttttccatcagttCCTGTTATTTCTTCTTGATCCCTGCCATAAAGAACATCATCCCCATGGCTCTACATCATTCTGGGCCTCAGCAGTGGTTGATTGACGAGCAGCTCTGGAAGTCTGAAGGACTTGTAGTTATGCTGCTGCTGAAGTGATCCATCACCCCATGCTCCTATCTATAACATCCTGGGACATGATAGGCAACTCTAATTGCATCTGACACTCATGCAGCATTTTCAGTGCCACTCCCGTCATACAGCTCAGCGTGGCACAGTGCTCTCCCTCCCTGAAGCTCTGGATTTGCTTGAATGTCCTATTGAAGCACTCCATGGCACCATTCCCTATTGGCCAGTACGTGCTAAAGCAGGTGTGTCTAATGCCTCGCTGCCATAGGTATTCTTTGAAGTCCCTGCTGATGAACTGAGACCAGCTCATCCAGGGAGCCTCCTCTTGACCACACAGTCCTGACAAATGCCACTGGACATTGTTGGAACCTTGTTGGCTCAAGTTAAGGTGAACAATCACCAGGCAAACACCAAATTTGACAGGTATGTAGATAGATGGGAAGATTGATTTACAAAAAATGCATTATATACTAGTCAAGCATAGTTTATTCTGGTGCATTTTTCTAGGAACTCCTTGGGAGCCTTGGcttgaaaaaaaacaatctcCTGTTGTATTATATTCACATAATTCAATCTTCTACAttccaggctctctctctctctctctctctctctctctctctctctctccaactttaTTTCAGATTCCTTTCTTTACATGGGCACTGAAAATTaacgtttccttttctttctccccttactCTTGTTCACCTACTTTTAACACGTTATTGTTCTCCCCTCTGTTGTCATCAATGCAGCTGTATCCTGTATTCAGTATTCAGTCCTGCACCCAGCACCTCCACACATGTTGTTACTTCATAGTCCTCTTCTGCAATCAAAACTGGCTGGGGCGGATGGGtggcaaacatttttttttccttggagGGTTAAGGTGTATTACATGATAATTAGTTTATCAGTCAGTGTAGGTCTTTAGctatctatttttctgtttattttttactttctttctaaTATCAGCTTTATTTGATTCAGTTTTATTTCGAAGTACGATGCTCCTGCAGTGGCGAGACGAAAAACCATGAAGTAGATGGAATTGCATGCATAAGTAGGTGCCTGAAGTAGTGATGTTAAAAAGTCCAGTGAATCTCATGTTTGCAGATTGAAAAGCAATAAATACATGAACTAATTAACTGATTTACATCAAGAGCTTCGCTGAGACCAAATGGAAGTGGCCGTGGATGCGACGGGGGGTCATGCTTTTTGGCTTGAGTCAGTGTTGTAGTGAGCTGTGCCATCACTACTCTGGGTGACTAAACATGCCTTGTGTAATGATGATGTGATGACCGAGTGACATCAGACAGGTCAAGAAGCAAGAGACGGTGTCATGAAGCCACCTACGATTATTGTAGCATTGGGGTGACAAGCCTTGAGTGATGTTTTGTTGCATGCTATTGGTGTGTGGTGTATGATGTGTGGCGCCTACACTCAACACACCCACATGAAATTGTTTGTCAAGTCTAGTACCCACCTGCTGAGTTTTTCAAGTATATTTCATACTCCAGTAAAGCATATCACTCCCTTTCAAAATAATAAgttaactttattaaaaatgttcacataaaaaacaacaacaacaatatattgCCGTTAATTTAAGCCCTATAAGATACAGttaacacacacatgaagaaaTTGTTAAAAGTCATCCAATATTTCGTATGCAACAGCACATATTAACTGCCAAAAATGGGCGAGTGGAGGGAGGCCCGCCCGTCACGGGAAGGGACCTGGCGGGGAAATGTTAGGGCACTTCCAAGGGAGGACACATTGTGAGGAGTCTGGGTTGAAGAGCAGCGAGTGAGGACAAGAGCGGTGCAGGAGGCGGCCGTCCCctgtgcagtagtagtaatgtttgcAGCAGCCCTGGCACGCCGGGTAGTACCCCTCCGTGTCACAATGGTCGCTGGCTGGCTCGTTGCGGGAGCAGTCCTGTGGCCGCACGCACACTGGGTAGCGAGGGTCTGTGTTGAACACCAGACCTCCGGGGCACTGTGCTTCCACTGGCCAGAACTCGTCGCCAGTGGCCTCGCACCGCAGGAAGTCTGAGCAACAGTTGCGGCAGCGGGGGAAACTGCCGGGGTGGCGGCAGATGGTGCCGTTGATGGAAGGACCTTTGATGGCTGGGTCGTAGGGACAATCTTCGGgaggaacacaataaggataGGTGGAGACTGGGTTAAAAACGAAGCCTGGAGGGCACTTCTTAGTAGCCCTCACCAGTCTGTCATCCTTCTGATAACAGTGTGTGTACAGTGACTGGCAGGTGTGGCTCTTAGCAAAATAGCCTGCGTGAGTGCATTCGCTTATAACCACATCGGAGCCCCCTTGCCCCGGTGTGTTGCTGGAGGGGCAGGTCACCGTGCAGGCAGCCCCGCCACTACATTGCGAGGTTTTGCGGTCAAACACAGGCCGGTCGAAAGGACACTGAACGTGCACGGGGTCTTGACTCCTGTACACACCTGAACATATATAGTAAAACCGGCAGTCCTTGGGGTCAGCGACCAGCCCGCCCAGCTCCCCACACTGCGGCGCACACGCGTCCACTTCCAAGGCTGGCTCCTCTGGCAACGGAGGTTGGTTGGATGCATCAGTATCGCCAGCCGTTACGGAAGTAtcgctggtggtggtaggaatTGTGACTGCTACGCTCTGGTTGGAGCAAGGCTGGTAACACTCTGCCTCGGTCACACACCGCTTCTTGCCGAAATGGAAGATCGGTGTGCGTTTTGGGCATGTGGCGTGGACGGGCCGTGGTGCTAAACTGTCCACGTAGACGCAGGCATAGTAGCGGTTGCAGTTTGAGAGGTCGGCCAGCAGAACTCCCGCCTTGGAGCAATGCACAGGCTCACACGTCGCGCTGCCTGTCTCATTAACACTGATGGGACTGCCAGGGCTTTGGGCGGCGCTGCTGCTTGAGTCTTGCGTGATGCCTGGGTTTTGGTCACTGGCGGGAATAATGTTTGAGCCTCCTGCTGCGGTGCTACTGGGAGAGGCGGTGACAGCAGCTGCATCTGTGGTAGGAGGCTCCGTGATGACATTGTCAGCACATGTAAGGATGCAGGGCGCGGTTCTCTGGCAGCTGTAAGATGACAGGTCAAAGACTGGGCGATCCTCGGGGCACTTGACGCGGCTGAGGTGGTGTTTGCCGTCCACCACCATGCACacgtagtagtggtggcagtcCAGCGGGTCGTGCACGATGGTGTTGTGGGCGCTGCACCGCGGCCTGCACGAGCCTGGCCGTACTGTTGTGGTGGTTGCCGTGGTCTCAGGGCGTGAGGTGGAAATGCTTGATGAACTAGCGAGAGTTGTAGTAATCGTAGAATCTTGGCCACAGGTGTTTTTGCAGGTGTTCACCTGAGAgcagctggtggtggcggcgtcgAAGTACGGCTGATGGGAGGGACACTTCATCCTGGTGGCCACGAGAGGAGACCCATCACACATGTAGTAGTGGCCACAGTCCCGGGGGTCAGGCACGATGGTCTGCGGCTCCACACAGCGAGGGGAACACGGATCGTTGGCCACATCAGGGCTCTCAGGTGTAGAGGGAATGGTGGTGTCTGTCAGAGGACAAGCCAGTTTGCACTCTGTCTTTTCCACACAGATGTTCTTGCTGCTGTCAAAGAACGGCGTGGCGTCAGGGCACTTGGAGCGGATGGGCTGAGGCTTGAGTGTGCCCATCAGCATGCACACATAATAGTGCTTGCAGTCGGAGGGATCTGGCACCCTGGTGTTAGGGATGAGGCACTTGGGATGACACGAGGGTTCTGGCGAGATATCAGGGATAGAAATAGGAGCTGTTTCATTACAGAAGACCTGACAAGCGCCGCTTGCACTGCATCTGCCCAGGGTCTGATCGAAGACTGGTCGGCTTGATGGACATCTGATGCGTCTAGGCTCTGGAATCACATCTCTCAGGAAGTGGCAGACGTAGAAGTAGCGGCAGTCTGCTGGATCTGCCAACCAGGAATCTGGGACTAAGCAGACGGGCTGGCAATCTATTGAAGAGGACGATGCTGGTGGAAGGGATGGCAAGACATCAGCTGTGTTCGTGATGGAGGtgactgctgttattgttgttgttgggtcgtcttgtgcagtgaggtttGTGGTTTCATTCTGAGACACGACGATTGTAGCGTAGGCAGGGCAGCGAGGCAAGCAGGGGGCCCGTTTGACGCACTCACCAGCAGCAGAGTCGAAAGTTGGCCGGGAGCTGGGGCACTTCATGCGTATGGGGTCAGGCTGAGAATCTTCCTTAAAGTGACAGATGTAAAAGAATCTACAATTGCGAGGGTCGGCTACTTTCTTGCTAGGCTCAGCGCACGATATAAGGCAGGCTGGCAGTGGAGGCTGTGTTGTGGCatcggtggtagtggtagtagcagcagtggtagtagtggtggtggtgtcgggcgtagtagtagtagtagtagtagtagtggtagttgatgttgtggtagtggcagtggtggtggacgtTGTGGCAGATGTGACGGgcgttgtggtagtggtggaggtggctggCGGCGGCGTGGCAGCGCTGGTTTCAGAGTTTCCCGCTGGGGTTGTTGAGGCGTCTTGTGGTGTAGCCGAGGCTGTTTCATT is a window from the Scylla paramamosain isolate STU-SP2022 chromosome 11, ASM3559412v1, whole genome shotgun sequence genome containing:
- the LOC135104639 gene encoding mucin-2-like, producing the protein MPCILSLKHRPSPPQTRSGLCMPGCPRDGAMLVDRSSCRHYFVCKKLREELVLARCSCPSATPIFNRYSRKCSVSARCRLSCPSQHHVYSNWTQLALGGHECHVAELPPPLQPATTPETTPSTTTTTTTTTTTTTTPSTTPSTTTTTTTPSTTPSTTTNTTTPSTTPSTTTTSTTTTPSTTPSTTLSTTTTKTTTPSTTPSTTTNSSTTPSTATTTSTTTEPSTTPSTEPSPKPSTIPSTTTTTTTTTTLTTTTTPEEEVTELTTDEPSAETSTPPATSATPEACNDTTTAPTSPPPTTGTPEVTLSTTASTTTADPTTSDTCIPPIIQSPATLPATIESPVLPATIQSPSTLPAIIQLPATLPATIESPVLPATIQSPVPLPATTNTLITTKPATVHSPVTKPATLQSPVPLPAVTNTLITTKPAIIEAPITIPDVIQAPVTKPVATNTLVTTKPATIQLPVTLPAILQSSVTNTLITSKPATILSPVTLPATIQSPVTKPATIQSPVPLPATIQSPVPLPATIQSPVPLPATIQSPVPLPATIQSPVPLPATIQSPVPLPATIQSPVPLPATIQSPVPLPATIQSPVPLPATIQSPVPLPATIQSPVPLPATIQSPVSLPATIAQPSHIPAFLEPSATLPAAVVSTRPSTAALPALTPSADTSAASSAEDMVAADTAAASAVAALPYTPGIISNLFPINFPNIANKQIAIVYPTIGLPTLTTTTIVKYPIEIPPFPKPSIILPFQTPTTLTKPTITIPPLISTITLPVLIKPPIGFTTKPLPLSFTTDLFNKFSSLTKFGLFSGDSAPAATNAAITSVIAPTTPHDTSSILPPLPLPPARPHSCETVICPAAGVRIPNPSNCNRYYKCVAQDGKLVPRSFICPASVPVFSPTLQLCIRGVKCKVRCGNQTGSDSNETASATPQDASTTPAGNSETSAATPPPATSTTTTTPVTSATTSTTTATTTTSTTTTTTTTTTTPDTTTTTTTAATTTTTDATTQPPLPACLISCAEPSKKVADPRNCRFFYICHFKEDSQPDPIRMKCPSSRPTFDSAAGECVKRAPCLPRCPAYATIVVSQNETTNLTAQDDPTTTITAVTSITNTADVLPSLPPASSSSIDCQPVCLVPDSWLADPADCRYFYVCHFLRDVIPEPRRIRCPSSRPVFDQTLGRCSASGACQVFCNETAPISIPDISPEPSCHPKCLIPNTRVPDPSDCKHYYVCMLMGTLKPQPIRSKCPDATPFFDSSKNICVEKTECKLACPLTDTTIPSTPESPDVANDPCSPRCVEPQTIVPDPRDCGHYYMCDGSPLVATRMKCPSHQPYFDAATTSCSQVNTCKNTCGQDSTITTTLASSSSISTSRPETTATTTTVRPGSCRPRCSAHNTIVHDPLDCHHYYVCMVVDGKHHLSRVKCPEDRPVFDLSSYSCQRTAPCILTCADNVITEPPTTDAAAVTASPSSTAAGGSNIIPASDQNPGITQDSSSSAAQSPGSPISVNETGSATCEPVHCSKAGVLLADLSNCNRYYACVYVDSLAPRPVHATCPKRTPIFHFGKKRCVTEAECYQPCSNQSVAVTIPTTTSDTSVTAGDTDASNQPPLPEEPALEVDACAPQCGELGGLVADPKDCRFYYICSGVYRSQDPVHVQCPFDRPVFDRKTSQCSGGAACTVTCPSSNTPGQGGSDVVISECTHAGYFAKSHTCQSLYTHCYQKDDRLVRATKKCPPGFVFNPVSTYPYCVPPEDCPYDPAIKGPSINGTICRHPGSFPRCRNCCSDFLRCEATGDEFWPVEAQCPGGLVFNTDPRYPVCVRPQDCSRNEPASDHCDTEGYYPACQGCCKHYYYCTGDGRLLHRSCPHSLLFNPDSSQCVLPWKCPNISPPGPFP